A stretch of DNA from Lachnospiraceae bacterium:
TGAGGTTCAGATGTGGGCGCCGGCACTTGCAGAGATATCGCCGGAGGAGCGAGTAAAAATGATTGCCGAAAAAGCTCAGGCAGGAGATTACACAGAAGAAGGAGTTGTACGGCTGCCCACAGAGACAGAGCTGGGTGAATCTCTTTATTGGACGAAAAGGAAGCCGTCATCGTATGCGTATCTGGGATGCCTGAGCTTATTGTCTTTATTTGTTTTTTGGCAGCAGGAAAGAGAATATAAACAAAAAATAAAGGATAGACAGTATCAAATAGAACAGGCCTATCCTGAATTTATCAATGAGCTGGTGATTTTGCTGGGAGCCGGTCTGAGCTTTTCGGCTACCTGGAAAAGGCTGGGAGAGGATTATCAAAAGCAGCGAGCAGAGGGAAAAGAGGAAAATCCATTGTATGAGGAGATTTATCAGGAGAGCAGGCAGCTGCAAGCGGGTGCATCGATGAGAGAGGTGCTGGAGGAGTTTATCGCCAATATCCGCTCTAAGCAGGCACGTCGCTTTGCGGTACTGGCGATTCAAAATTTGAAAAGAGGAGATGCATTTCTGATCTCCCGATTAAAGGAGCTTAATCAGGAGGCGTGGGAGCTTCGCAAAAAACAGGTAAGGGAAAGATCAGAGGAGGTGGATACAAAGCTTCTGTTTCCGTTGATGCTGATGCTGATTGTCATCTTAATGATTGTCTTAACCCCGGCAATGATTTCAATGCAGGTATAAATCGTTTTACGAAGAAAGGAAAATGATGGGAAGAGCATATTGGAAAATACGAAATATAGTAGAAAACAATGATGGATTCGGAACGATTGAGCTTATTTTGTTGATTTGTGTACTGATTGGCTTGGCACTTATGTTTAAAGATACGATTGTTGATTTTGTCAGCGGTATTTTAGACAACATTTCTAATCAGGGAGGCGTGTTTGATCCTGGCACGATTGTTGGATGAAGGGAAGCCTTACGGTAGAACTATCACTCCTGTTTCCTCTGCTTTTCATCAGTTTCATTCTTGTACTGCAAGGCAGTCTTTATGTTTTCTATAGACTGTATACACAATGCCTTGCAGAGCAGAGCTTTATGGTTTGTGAAGAGCAGAGAAGGTCGGGAGAAACGCCAGAGACCTCTATGCAGAGAGCGAAAGAATATTTATTGGAGAGAACAGCTGCCCTGCCGGTACAAATAGAAGCAGCGAACTGGCATAAGGAGGAAGCTTGGTTCAAAGAGTCATACACAATAAAGCTTGAGCTGCGGTATAGGTTCTTAATTTCTTTGCCGTGGACGGTGCAGAGCAAGGATAGTCAGATCAATCCGGTGCGATTTAAAAACCGTGTAGATTTCCTTTGGGAGAAAGGAAAAGTGTTTTTGGAGAATCACAGGTGAAAAGGCAGTTTATGAAAGTATGTCAAGGCAGTGTAACGGTGTTTTTTTCAATGATTTTTCTTTCTGTACTTGTTTTTTTATATGGGATATGGACATTAGGAAAGTCGGTTTTAATAAGAACGGATATACGAAGGGATATAGATGCAGCGGCTTTTTCGGTCTTAGCAGAGTATGATCAGGCTTGGGTCAGGGAATATGGCTTATATGTTATTCCAAAAGATCAATTGGAGCAGAGCCTTCGGTTTTATCTAAATGAGAATTGCGGACATGCCTGGGGGACCTATGAGCTTACTGCGTTAGAGCTTACGGAGGTGAGGAGTCTGCAGAGCCTGCCTGTTTTGCAGCAGCAGATTTTAGCTTTCATGGAAGTCAGAGGCTTTTTGAATTTCATAGAAGAAGCAGTGAGTCTGCTGCAACAGGTGCAGGAAAAGGATAAACAGGTGACAGAAGAAAATGAGTGGCAGGACATGGCGCAGCTGCAGTGGATTCAAAATATCTATGCGCAGATGGTGACTAACTTAGAAGGGATTCGCCAAGATGGATATCAAAATCCATTTAGTATCAATTTGCTGCTGAAGGCAGATCCTGCTTATGAGGAAGTCAAGGCAGCGGTAGGCCCGCAGCAGCCAAGTGTGGAAGATGTTGCCGTATTAGAAAAGGCATATTATGCATTAGATCAGACTGCGGCCATATGCAGAGAAACAGTGCAGCTTAGCTATGGGCTGGAAGGAGAGCTGGAAAAACTGAAAAATACGGATTTAATACCGGTTACCACGGTTCAGCTACAGTCATACCGAGCGTGCTGGGAGGAAAATGCAAAATTATGTGCGGAAGCATCTCAGGCAATTCAGACTTGGTTAAAGGAGGCAGGAGAACATCACCAAAGGGCAATAGAAACGGTAAATCAATTATGTAATTATGAGCGATCCATTCATCTGCCCTATGAATATCGAGAAAAGGAAAACTCATGGGATTTTACAGGGCTTTTATCTTATTTAAAGGGGTATACGGAGGATATCAGCCGCTTTGCCCCTAATAAAGAGCTTGATCTGGGGCTGATAGAAAAGGAGAATAACGAAGGGCAGGAGATAGGAGATATAGGGCTGGATGGTTCATTTAAAGAGTTATTTTTAATTACAGAATACGCAATGGGTACTTTTCAAAATCTGCGGGAGATATTGGACAAGGAAGAGGGAAAAGCGCCGTACAATTTACGAGGAGAGGAAAAGGAAAATCGGTATTTATCTAATGAGATTGAATATCTAATCGTGGGCAAGGCAAATGAATATCGAAATGTAGAGGGGAGCCGGCAGCGGCTTATAGGGCTGCGGGTTGTCCTAAATATGGCTTATCTTTTGACTGACACAGAAAAGCGTTTAGAAATTGAGGCAATTGCAAACACAGTAGGCGGAATTTTACTTCCGGGAATTGGAAATGGAATTGCATTTGGAGTGCTGCTGGCAGCCTGGAGCTATGGAGAAGCAATTGCGGATTACCGTACTTTGTTACAGGGCGGTGGGATTCCCATATGGAAAACAGAAGCAAGCTGGCAGACAAGCCTGAGCAATATCATATCTATGGATTTTTCAGATGAAACCGAAAGAAGAGAAGGCGGTCTCTCCTATGAGCATTATATGAGGCTGCTGCTTTATATGGTGGGGCAGGAAACGCTGCTGTCACGCATTCAGGATTTATTGTATTTGAATCATCAAAAGAAAAGCATGGATGAATATATAACCGGATTTTCTATAGAAGGAGCGGTGCAGCATTGGGGAAAAGAGAGAAGCTTTTCGGGGGCATATCAATATGAGTTTTATCGGTAAGCACCTTAGAGGTTCAATGGTAGTAGAAGCGGCCTTAATATTTCCATGGGTTATTGCAGTTATCCTGCCATTTATTTATTTGCTGTATGGGCTGCTGATACAAAGTATATTAGAAGCTGCTTTAGACAAAGGCCTTCGTGAGATGGCAGTGGAGGCTTATGTGCTGGAGCGTTTATTGATACTTCCGGAACAGAATGCGGCGGAGGCCGATAAGGTGCCGATAGAGGCAGAAGAGGTACAGGAACTTAAAGGGGTACTGGAAAAATATATGGCGCTACGAGATCTAGATAGCGGAAAGGAAATGCTGGAGGCAGAGGCACTTAATATAGCAGGACAGTATCTTTTAAAGAAAAAGCTTAAAAATCATATTCAAGAGGAGCAATTGGAAAGATGGGGGATTTTAGACGGATGGCAGGGGATTTCCTTTTCAGAAAGCCAATTTTTTTATACGAAAGATGGAAGGAAAAGACTCATTAGAGGCGTCATTTCCTTTAAGTGGAATATAGTTCTTCCTTTCTGGAGGCTCCCGGATGCCAAAATAGAAAGAGTGTACCATACATTTGTTGGAGAGGATGCCCGGTTTGAGCAAGAAAAAGCAGAGAATGCATCAACAGAGACGATCGTATACCGAATAGGGCAGGGAGCTCATTATCATAGCCTGGAGTGTTATCTAATTCAGAAGGATATCGTTGCTCAGGTACGACAGCAAGCGCAAGGTGAGGGGCGAGAGGCCTGTGAGCGCTGTCATCCGCAGCAAGAGGTGATTGTGTATATGACCATCAAAGGAGAGCATTATCATAGACAAGGATGTGCTTATCTGTATCCGCAGCTTTCATCTATGAGGATAGAAGAGGCACTTCAGCAGGGATATACAGGGTGCGGACTTTGTCAGGAGGGAAAAGGAAATTTTTCATGGGACTCATGATGCAGGCTGTTTTAATAGGGTTGGGAGTTTTTGATGTGTGGACTAAAAAGCTGCCGGTTGTATTGTTACTGATCCTTTCGATAGGAGGGATATGGGAATTTGCCCATCTTGCATGGCAGCTGCAGCTGTTTTCTTTCTTTTTTGCTGCGCTAATTGGCGCATGCGGAATCTATTTTCAAAAGAAAAAGCAGTTGGGGGGAGGGGATGTATGGCTGCTCATTGTTTTGGTGCTTTTTTGGCCGCCGGAAATATTTTGTAAGAGCATAGGCAGTGCGGCCATGCTCTTAGGTCTAGTAGCCGTAGGGATATGGCTGTTAGACAAGGAGAGTGATGGAAGGGTTCCGTTTGTTCCCTTTATTTTATTAGGATATTGGATTACGGTTTGCGGAGAGTAAGGCATGGTATATAAAATAAAGAAATCAGAAATGCTCCATATTCAGGCAGATGAAAAGGTAATTGGATATCAAGCTAAAATGATGCGGGAGGTTGGGTGGCTACTGCCATTTAGCTGGGAAGAAGAGCAGTTATGCTATCAAAAGAGTAAAGGAAAAACATTATTAGAATGGCTGAAGGCTGAACCAAACGAGGAGGAGCTTCTAGCGGTTATAGCAGCACTGGGAAGAGTTCAAAAGGATATAGAGCAATACCTGCTGGATTGGGACAAGCTGATTTGGGATGCAGAATGGATTTTTTGGGATTCTGAAGAAAGAAAGCTGCGGTTGGCATATTGTCCGTGGGATAGAGGAACGGCAGTTCATACTGATGTTTTTAAAGGCCTGGCAAAATTATTGTGGCAAAAGGCAGTTTGGCAAAGATGGGTTCAGAAAGACTTGATTTTACTTATCTTTGAGTTTAATGCACAGGTTATAGGAAAGGAACTAGTTGATTGGCAGGATTGGGCAGAAAGGAGACAGAGGATGCAGAAAAAAGAGGAGACAGAAACAGCACTGGATGTTTTAATGCAGGAGGCTCCTAAAAAGGAAAAAAAGACGATTTTGCAGATATGGAAAGAAAAGTTTCCGTTTGTTTTGCGCTGAATGGATAAAGAGTAGCCGCTGATATTTGAAACATGCCCTAGGCAAGCAGGCTATTGTGTGATACAATTTATATATATATTTTTTATGCTGATGGAAATGGAGAGAGCATGTATCAGGAATTTGCGAAAGTTTATGATGAGTTTATGCAGACAATTCCCTATACGGTATGGGCAGATTATATAGAGCAGATATGGAAAGCACATAAGCTAGTTCCTGAGCTAGTTTTGGATTTAGCCTGTGGTACAGGCAGTCTTACGCTGGAGCTGGCAAAGCGCGGCTATGATATGATCGGTGCGGATATATCGCCGGAGATGTTAGAAATTGCACAGGGTAAGGCTAGGGATGAGCATCAGGATATTTTATATTTAATGCAGGATATGCGAGAATTTGAGCTGTATGGAACGGTTGACAGCATTTTATGTACCTGTGACAGCATCAATTACATTTTAGATGAAGAGGAGCTGCTGCAGACTTTTGAATTAGTAGAAAATTATCTGGATCCGGGCGGCCTTTTTGTTTTTGATATCAATACGGCTTATAAATATGAACAGCTGTTAGGGGATCAGACCTTTGCAGATACTACGGAAACAGCGGCGTTTATTTGGCAGAATTATTATGATTCGAAAGAAAGGCTCAATGAATATCAGGTGACCTTTTTTTATCAGCAGGGGGAGCTCTATCAAAGAGAAGAGGAACTTCATTATCAGAAGGCATACACGGCCTCACAGATTTGTAATTTGCTGGAGGCGAGTCAGTTGAAGGTGGAAGCTGTGTATGATGCATTTACATTAAATCCGATAAGGGAAAGCTCTGAGCGCATATGTTTTGTGGCAAGAGAGCAGAGAAAGGAAAAAAAGAAAAGATGAGTGATTATGTATTAAGAGGAATGGCGGCTGACGGACAGATTTTGGCTTTTGCCGCCGTTACATCGGAAATGGTTGAGGAAGCGAGAAAAAGACATGGGACGACACCAGTGGCCACAGCGGCGCTGGGAAGGACAATGACGGCTGCTGCAATGATGGCATGTCAGCTAAAAGGAACTAAAGAATCATTGACGATTCAGATTGAAGGATCGGGCCCAATTGGAAAAATCATTACGACCGCAGACGGAAGCGGAGCAGTGCGGGGATATGTCAGTCAGCCTAAGGTAGAGCTGCCGCCAAAGGAAAAAGGGAAGCTGGACGTTGCCGCAGCGGTTGGCATTGGCGTGATGAATATTGTCAAGGATTTGGGGTTAA
This window harbors:
- a CDS encoding pilus assembly protein; the encoded protein is MSFIGKHLRGSMVVEAALIFPWVIAVILPFIYLLYGLLIQSILEAALDKGLREMAVEAYVLERLLILPEQNAAEADKVPIEAEEVQELKGVLEKYMALRDLDSGKEMLEAEALNIAGQYLLKKKLKNHIQEEQLERWGILDGWQGISFSESQFFYTKDGRKRLIRGVISFKWNIVLPFWRLPDAKIERVYHTFVGEDARFEQEKAENASTETIVYRIGQGAHYHSLECYLIQKDIVAQVRQQAQGEGREACERCHPQQEVIVYMTIKGEHYHRQGCAYLYPQLSSMRIEEALQQGYTGCGLCQEGKGNFSWDS
- a CDS encoding class I SAM-dependent methyltransferase; the encoded protein is MYQEFAKVYDEFMQTIPYTVWADYIEQIWKAHKLVPELVLDLACGTGSLTLELAKRGYDMIGADISPEMLEIAQGKARDEHQDILYLMQDMREFELYGTVDSILCTCDSINYILDEEELLQTFELVENYLDPGGLFVFDINTAYKYEQLLGDQTFADTTETAAFIWQNYYDSKERLNEYQVTFFYQQGELYQREEELHYQKAYTASQICNLLEASQLKVEAVYDAFTLNPIRESSERICFVAREQRKEKKKR
- a CDS encoding ABC transporter ATP-binding protein, which produces MGLMMQAVLIGLGVFDVWTKKLPVVLLLILSIGGIWEFAHLAWQLQLFSFFFAALIGACGIYFQKKKQLGGGDVWLLIVLVLFWPPEIFCKSIGSAAMLLGLVAVGIWLLDKESDGRVPFVPFILLGYWITVCGE